The following are encoded together in the Triticum dicoccoides isolate Atlit2015 ecotype Zavitan chromosome 6B, WEW_v2.0, whole genome shotgun sequence genome:
- the LOC119322295 gene encoding uncharacterized protein LOC119322295, which produces MVAPMVIAAAGLRMLAGVATANRTTGDGLPVASKWDVRARCSTCRGTGWEECLCSRWSDSDLGCRTCSGSGCKRCRSCGGSGTGRQLPARLIVQQQKLPTAHGRRGDYN; this is translated from the coding sequence ATGGTGGCGCCCATGGTGATCGCGGCGGCGGGGCTCAGGATGCTGGCGGGAGTGGCGACGGCGAACCGAACGACGGGCGACGGGCTGCCGGTGGCGTCCAAATGGGACGTGCGGGCCCGTTGCTCCACGTGCAGAGGCACCGGCTGGGAGGAATGCCTCTGCAGCCGTTGGTCCGACAGCGACCTCGGCTGCAGGACGTGCTCCGGCTCCGGCTGCAAGCGGTGCCGCAGTTGCGGAGGCTCTGGCACTGGCCGGCAGCTTCCGGCGCGACTCATCGTCCAGCAGCAGAAGCTGCCGACCGCGCACGGGCGCCGCGGAGACTACAACTGA